The genomic region TGAGGTCGCCCGCATCCTGCTGCACCACCTGGGCGGTGGGGGAGACACAGGCGCGGCCGCCGATCTCATCGTGTGGCGGATCCGGTTTCCCCGCGTGCTGCTCGGCGCGCTCGTGGGGGCCGGTCTCGCTCTCGCCGGTGCCGTTGTGCAGGGTGTCGTGCGCAACCCGGTCGCCGACCCGTACCTGCTCGGTCTGTCGCACGGTGCCTCGGTGGGGGCGGTGCTGGTGCTGACGACCGGTGCTTCGGTGCTCGGTGCGCTGACGTTGCCGTTCGCTGCGTTCGCCGGTGCCACCGCGGCGGTGGCGGTGGTGCTCGCGATGGCGCGGCACCGAGGGCGGTTGTTGCCGATGCGGCTGGTCCTGGTCGGTGTCGCGTTCGGTCATCTCTTCGCCGGGCTGACGTCGTTCATGCTCGCCCGCACCGACTCCTCCGCCGCCCAGCAGCAGATCATCTTCTGGATGCTCGGCGGGTTGTCCGGTGCGCGGTGGGCGACCCTGCCGGTCACGGCCGCCGTGGTCGTCGGCGCGACGGTGTTGCTGCTCGTGCGGGCACGCAGGCTCAACGCGCTCGTGCTCGGCGAGGAGGCCAGTGCCGCGCTCGGGCTCAACGCGAGCAGGTTGCGCTGGTACCTGCTGGTCCTCGCCACGCTGTTGACGGGCACGGTCGTGGCCGTGTCGGGTGGTATCGGGTTCGTCGGGCTGATCGTGCCGCACCTGGCGCGCATGCTGGTCGGTGCCGAC from Lentzea guizhouensis harbors:
- a CDS encoding FecCD family ABC transporter permease: MTTTTDKQPASPVARRRAEALPHPVLLAVLAGALVVSTLLATGVGPVSVPAGEVARILLHHLGGGGDTGAAADLIVWRIRFPRVLLGALVGAGLALAGAVVQGVVRNPVADPYLLGLSHGASVGAVLVLTTGASVLGALTLPFAAFAGATAAVAVVLAMARHRGRLLPMRLVLVGVAFGHLFAGLTSFMLARTDSSAAQQQIIFWMLGGLSGARWATLPVTAAVVVGATVLLLVRARRLNALVLGEEASAALGLNASRLRWYLLVLATLLTGTVVAVSGGIGFVGLIVPHLARMLVGADHRRMLPVTVLLGALFLLWADVAARVVVAPAELPIGILTAFLGVPFFLLVMRARGLATQENA